One Vicia villosa cultivar HV-30 ecotype Madison, WI linkage group LG5, Vvil1.0, whole genome shotgun sequence genomic window, acgccgaccataggtaactgtgctagtcacctcatttgtctttattatctctcctcatgtcacgtaacattaaatgctatccatcttttgtttcattttattttcttttaaatactcttcaaacgcttttccttctctatctctttgcattcctcatcaagttttttttttcttctctctcttgctcaaacaaagttttttttaaaatcctagttcaaacctagcgttcaccttgaatcctttgtctggatctcttaatcatgctctaagcctgttgaagatctatgactcaaaggccgcagatctctgcatatctcgggatggctctcctaatacctctcaagtcagacctcttctttgatgttgttatcaactttcacccaaagacagaagactttctggagttatgggaagaggttaagaatgatattcttaacttctatgttaagggaaagccccatTTGCAACAgcagctctctgtctgtgaattgtccctctcttcctctttggtctctgggatctctcctacagtggaggttctagtctggaagacaagaagaccaccgggattcttgatgggttgacacagagtgtgacttgctagggttttgtttttaatttttgtagtcatttcctcttgggatgactttttatgtatttgctaggaatgtttctcatcttgttaaacataggaatcttttgtaatatcttttgattatcaatgaaaagtttctttgtttttacattccagtgattttatttgtcgttttattcatctgaatcttttgaaatattctttttgatgttatgacaaaaagggggagaagataaatgataaatgatttgattaatctatcagttgctgggtaaagctcccacacatttactaacaagaactgcaagttctatatggtttaagtgttttgcaggtataaagaagtgaagagaatcttcaaagcaaacacaagaagcaaaaccataagaagtgttattctgtaaaaaagaataagctcatggaaactgaagcaagctgagtgctgtcaagcttcagaaatcagaagcaagaaagaagaatgaatcagaagcactgataatagaatttgatccatatttgtctatttgctctgacaaaattctatttgctctgatacattattttagcctatatggctctgatacatatcatgtgttctaatatacattttatgttctgactcgttcatgctgacttttgtcgtttagttttttgttctgtaacatttcaggatgtagagatgctctgatgatgctctggtacattcaacaatgttctgatacaaatctagcatgaagtgaggttggtagaaattcaaagctctgaagctatccgagggaagcagaaatcagaagctgtgaatgttctaaagatccagaaaactcaagttctgaagctgtcctaaatggaagcagaaatcagaagctgtgaatgttctgaagatcaaagaaattcaagttctgaagctgtcctaaatggaagcagaaatcagaagctgtgaatgttctgaagatcaaagaaattcaagttctgaagctgtcctagatggaagcaggaatcagaagctgtgagtgttctaaggatctaaagaaattctagttctgaagctgtccaatggaagcagaagtcagaagctacgaattctctaaagacagaagcttatgtgatcgtctctaccgaaataatcagggaagtcttttattaaagttcttcgagtatttatttcagggggagattatttatctcagggggagattgttaatctcagggggagacatattcatatgcttatgctatagctgtgtaatttgtcttttgccgtttgctctttctgatcgcaaattcatatcatttatatatgtttttgtcatcatcaaaaagggggagattgttagaacaagatttgttctgatcaattatcttagttttgatgataacaataatatgaattttgcttaagataatatggtactctaatccaatgcaatttccttttcaggaaatatataaagagtacgcataatttcagcgctcagaagctttgtctcaagggttcagcatgcaacatcagaacatggtctggcaagacatcagaagatggtcgaagcagaatcagaacatgggtctatggaagcatcagaagaacatgagatcagaagcactgaagttctgatggtatcacgctcagaagcacttcaaggtcagaagatcagaagatgctttgcaccaagctgtttgactctgatgatattcaaacgttgtattcacaaacatcagatcagaaggaagtacacgtggcaagctacgctgactgacaaaaggaacgttaaaagctactaaaggcaacgtcagtagacacagcgtgaacaaggctcgaggtagttgacaaaagcgtataacattaaatgcgatgctgtacggaacacgcaaagcattaaatgcactcaacggtcatcttctccaacgcctataaatatgaagttctgatgagaagcaaggttaacgattctgaacaaaaacaacgcctattaacttgctgaaactctgttctattcaaagctcagaatcttcatcttcatcaaagctcactacattgctgttgtaatatattagtgagattaagcttaaatgttaagagaaatatcacagtttgtgattatagattttaagaagcaattgtaatactcttagaattgattacattaagttgtaaggaactagagtgatcgtgtggatcagaatactctaggaagtcttagaggttatctaagcaggttgtaactagagtgatcgtgtggatcagaatactctagaaagtcttagagggtatctaagcagttgttcctggagtgatcagtgtgtgatcagaagactctggaagacttagttgctgactaagtggagaaccattgtaatccgtgcgattagtggattaaatcctcagttgaggtaaatcatctctgcgggggtggactggagtagtttagttaacaacgaaccaggataaaaataactgtgcaatttatttttatctgtcaagtttttaaagctacacttattcaaaccccccccccctttctaagtgtttttctatccttcaaatacaTCATCAAAACATAGGAATCAAGCTTCTACTATTGAGTTGGTCTTGGAGCTTGTGATCCTCCTTCTATAACAGTCTGTCCACCACCCTTTGTCTTCACTTTTTTATTACCACCTTTCGGTATTACTCTCTCAGCCGCCCTTTTTCCTTTGCAAGTGCGCTTGTTGTGTCCCATCTTTCCGCAATTTTGACATTTAACCGTTTGAAGTTTTCTTGGTAAAGTTTGTGTGCTTCTTGGCTCATCATTTGTTTTGTTACGGTTCTTTTTTGGGCGGCCAATAGCTCTCCTCATGACCGGAGGTTGGATTGGTTCATTTTTGTCATTCGCCCATAGTTGCGGGTAATTTGTCGGCAAGATGATATGGCTATAAGTATCCATCACAGTAGATCTCCTATTCACAATAAAATGAGGTAAATTACCTATAGTATGGTTATGATGAAAATGAAGTAAATTACCTATAGCATGATGATACATATTCTTATGGTTCCTTTTGGTTAAACCATATGCAAGCAATAGCATGACAACAAGGTATCCCGGTTAGATCCCACTTCCTGCAACCACATTTCTTCTGCAATAAATTCACAGCATATGTTTCAACACCATTCGACACTCCAAAAAGTGCAAAATCATCATCTGAATGCCATGTTGCACTCCATCCTTCAGCCTCCCTCTTTGTTTTTTCTAGTACTTGTTGGATTTTAGGAGTTATGATGCCTTTGAATCGACCTAAAGATTCTTTTTGAGTTGCAATCCTTAATGTCAAATAATGTTTGATCCCTTCCAACAGTGAAATAATTGGTTTGTCCCTGTACTCCAAAATTGCTCTGTTGAATGCCTCGCACATATTGTTTACTTGTAAGTCACTATGAGTGTCTGTCTTAAAATGAGATCTACTCCAACAAGCTGCAGGAACATCCATCATGTCTTTCCAAGCTTTAACATTGAGCTCTTTCATATGATTCATTGCTCTCTCCCACCCCGGTATAGTTGTGGCCCTAGCAGCCCTCCATAAAGCTTCTTTCATTTCTAGCCCTGGATATTTCTTTCTCCAATTACCATACAAATGTTTCACACATAATCTATGTTCAACATGTTGACTGGTTTCTAGAATGGCTGGTACTAATCCCTATAATAACATAAACATTGCATCACAATATTGTAAATCATACTGTAATAACATACTCTATATTGTAATAACTTTCAGCCATTGCAATAACATAATGTTTTGACATAAAGTAATACTGTTTTGACTTAAAGTAAAACAAAATTGTAATAACTTAAAGTAGCATACCTTTTGTTGATCGGAGATAAATCCATAGACCTTGTGATGAATGGATTGTAGATCTTTAAGTAATAACTTTATGAACCATTGCCATGAATTTTTTGTCTCCGCTTCCATGACTGCATATGCTATTGGCATCATCTTGTTATTTCCATCCTTACCAACAGCAGATATCAATTGACCTCCAAattccccttttaaaaaaaatgcatctAACCCAATAAGTGGCTTGCATGTGGTTGCAAATGTAGCCTTACATGCTTCCAAGCACACATAAATTCTCTCAAAAACAGGACCACCATCGGAAACAGCACATTGTATCTTAACCATCGAGTTTGGATTTGATTTGAGCAATTCTTCAGCATACCTCCTTAAATGTGTGAATTGTTCACGACCAGCCCCGTGAATCAGCTCTATTGCTTTCCTCTTGGCCCTGTAAGCTTGGTCACTTGATAACTTCACACCCCATTTCAGCATGGCTTCTGCAATCAAACCTTTAGTCTTCATGTCAAGACTATGTCGTAATGTATAAACAAAATTACGAGCTAACCAATTTGTTTTTGCTTGTCTATTCTTTGGTGTCCGATAACAACTATGTTCATTGGTGAAGCTAACAAGTTGCCAAAATAGATTGTTGGTCCTCATACTAAAGCGCATATAAAATGGACAACCTTCCATGCATCGTACAACCATTCTCTTCTTGTCATTTTTTCTTATGACAACATTTTTCTTCTTATccattgcatactcttttatggCATCTCTAACTTGCAACTTATCCTTGAACATCATGCCTAACTCAAACATCTTGCTATTTTTGAAAATTGGAAACCTCTCAGTCTCATCTTCAACATCACTTTCTGGGGGAGTTTGAAGCTCATCTGAATCAAAACTCTCGTTATCAGAAATTACATTATGACCTGAGGAATTCTTAGTTTGATCATTGGGTAACACTGTTGTCCAATCTACATCAACATCAGGGCCTAAGTCAATATCAATTCCATCCACATCCTCATCACTAGGCTCATAATCAGGATCTGTtccattttcatcttcatccacaTTCACTTTATcaacttgcacatcatccacatTTACTTCATCAGACTCCACATTCACTTTTTCAGCTTGCACATCATCCACATTTACTTCATCAGACTCCACATTCACTTTATCAGGTTGCACATCCTCCACATTCACTTCATCACCTTGCACATCCTCCACATTCACTTCATCTGTTTCAACAAAATCAGGTATTTCAACTGGGCGTTCAACATAAACATCGACAATATTATGTCCTTTAACATCTTCAATAATGGTTAGAACATCTTGGTCATTATTCAACGGTCGAAGGTCTCGAGTAAATGAGAACACGGGGTTCCAATACCAAAGACACTTTATGTTGCCATATCCTGGACTTTTAATCACACTTTCAAGATCCATATAAGACATTAAGTCAACGTCCCAATTCCAATCCATTTCAGACACCATTTCACCTATGTACAACTTTACAGGATGGTATATGAATTCTCCCTTATGGTGTATTCTAAGTCTGACAGTTTGTGACACTGTTGGCATACACAAAACATGTATAGTAAATACCCATTAGGGACTTGGAGTTGGGACCACAGAAAGAACTTTGTAATAAAATACTCATGAAATAGAGTTGGGACCACAAACAGAACATAGTAATAAAATACTCATCGAACAAATTTGGGACCACCAACAGAATTTTATGCTGAAATAATACCAATAAAATAGCACAACACAGTACCCTAACTTAAAACAACTCATTCAGCAAAACCTTAATAAAAAACAGTTGAGACAACAACCACTTACCTCAATAAATATGTTGGATTTTACATTGAAGATGATGTTCAGGCGAAATAGGGCGAAATCTGGAATGGGTGCGATGCGTTTCTGCGTTTCTGGAGACGACGGTTATGAAGAGGGTGTGATGCGTTTCTGCGTTTCTGGAGACGACGATGAAAGGAGTGGAATTGAAATTGCAATGGGCGATGGTTGTCTGAAGAAATTGAAATTGCAAATGGGCGGTGGTTGTCTGAAGAAATTGAAATTGCAATGGACGATGAAAGTATTTGCTTAAATAAATTAGGGTTCACTTAAATAAATTAGGAAACCTAaataatatttacttatttttgttattctgaaataaaaatatattatgtaattTGCAAAATCATTATAATATATCAGAAATAAAATGTAAATGACTTGGCATGTGACACGTAATCAAAATGTATGCCATGTCATAAAAAATTCCACTCAAATTTGAACAGGGACTTAAATCCTCGAAAAATCAAAATTGAGGGACCAAATTTCCGGACtctaaaatagagggaccaaaaagttaacAAATGcataatagggggactaaaagtgCAATTAAGccaatagaaattaaatcaaataaaatagaaaaaagatgaatttgcgattttgagggtcgaaatTCTTTAGATTTTTATTCTAAAGGAGTATGGTTctacgatttttttctgaacttctggaaaaaattcggagcaaatcgaaactctagtttcagaattcgactgataggcaGGAAAATTTATTACCgtgctgcaaccggaattgcaaccctgaagaaggagaagtaggagaaaatattttttgtgtttgtgagaagagagagagagaccctaagggttagaattgttagtcctatttatcatcatgaattaggtttagaagaaaaaataattatagtaaaactatggaccaaatcaaagcccaaaaatcaatttgttttaattctaataaaaaattaaattaaactaatttaataagattgacttgttccctaagtttaaaaagtgctaaaaataggacaaataagattaaaaacttctttttttggattttttgaatattttatgatttttggtgatttttttactAAAGAtgcataaaaagttaaaattatttattttaaaaaatgtctaTTTAATTgatacgaaaattaaaaataaaatgataaaaaattatttttttgtgattttttaatataaatgaaaataaaattgaaactatagttagaaacaaataaaagaaaaaaagtgttagaagtgagattcaaaCCCAAGACTTTGTACTTGTAAGCCTtccctccttaccaattgtgctataatatttgtttgaaataaaagccaattgaaagggTATGAAGCATGGGGAaatattttgctatttattaaaatataaataatttaagagtaaattattatattttaaaatagactttaaatcgaatatttataaaattcaagacgtcaatgtgaatgaccttaaaattttataaaaaatccaattttgaaataatttgaatatggtgagcaaattttggggtatgatagtgAGTAATATGAGCCGATCATGCTAGAGtaaataaaagaagcatgaatcctgaagtaataagaggatgagataatagaaactcttatTGAGATTTATACTCTGTATGAGTGAGCACCTaggctacaggagtactcttgatagactcacctatgtgattaAGGAACTGAGGAcggttcctatggaatttcgaggcagaattcctagagccttcactaaaccaggatacacgtgcagggccaataaagcacgggctattagaatacaccttaagaaaagaTTGTGTGCAAGtttgatgtctgagatagagttcaagacaattgtgtcactcttgttgaatcggaatcctacttgctacgcaaaggttcaatTCGTAGACACCTctgcttatgcacaatcttagaaacgtcTAACGTTATTTCTGAAACActgttttaaattcaagtgggggattgttggaacattatgcatatattccaatatagggagatgaattgaaaaagttcattaagtcaagtcccacattgtatgttagttggaaaaattccttagtcccacatcgcttagattagaaatcttggctactttacttcattatataagaaagtcatttgtttcattccaaaatacaccaaaaacttattttgaatttttccttcctcattctcataactctacgtctttcgaattgtcgaagcgctaacttctcccc contains:
- the LOC131604807 gene encoding uncharacterized protein LOC131604807, which gives rise to MVSEMDWNWDVDLMSYMDLESVIKSPGYGNIKCLWYWNPVFSFTRDLRPLNNDQDVLTIIEDVKGHNIVDVYVERPVEIPDFVETDEVNVEDVQGDEVNVEDVQPDKVNVESDEVNVDDVQAEKVNVESDEVNVDDVQVDKVNVDEDENGTDPDYEPSDEDVDGIDIDLGPDVDVDWTTVLPNDQTKNSSGHNVISDNESFDSDELQTPPESDVEDETERFPIFKNSKMFELGMMFKDKLQVRDAIKEYAMDKKKNVVIRKNDKKRMVVRCMEGCPFYMRFSMRTNNLFWQLVSFTNEHSCYRTPKNRQAKTNWLARNFVYTLRHSLDMKTKGLIAEAMLKWGVKLSSDQAYRAKRKAIELIHGAGREQFTHLRRYAEELLKSNPNSMVKIQCAVSDGGPVFERIYVCLEACKATFATTCKPLIGLDAFFLKGEFGGQLISAVGKDGNNKMMPIAYAVMEAETKNSWQWFIKLLLKDLQSIHHKVYGFISDQQKSKQYYFMSKHYVIAMAESYYNIEYVITGLVPAILETSQHVEHRLCVKHLYGNWRKKYPGLEMKEALWRAARATTIPGWERAMNHMKELNVKAWKDMMDVPAACWSRSHFKTDTHSDLQVNNMCEAFNRAILEYRDKPIISLLEGIKHYLTLRIATQKESLGRFKGIITPKIQQVLEKTKREAEGWSATWHSDDDFALFGVSNGVETYAVNLLQKKCGCRKWDLTGIPCCHAIACIWRSTVMDTYSHIILPTNYPQLWANDKNEPIQPPVMRRAIGRPKKNRNKTNDEPRSTQTLPRKLQTVKCQNCGKMGHNKRTCKGKRAAERVIPKGGNKKVKTKGGGQTVIEGGSQAPRPTQ